The nucleotide sequence GTTATTATTGCAGGTACTCAGAAATAATGCTGAGGCTGAAACTTATGTTCCAAGTGAAGAACCAGGTAGTGCAACAAGTAGTACTTCATCAAGTGTAAACCAAGCTGGAGTTGGGGACCACTCACCCCTATTTCTCTCTCCATTTCTTGGTTCTGATCAAAAGCAACCCCACAAAATCCATAGTAGGCGTGCAAATATTGGTGAAAAAAACATCAAGAACCTTCCTCCATTATCCAAGCCAAAACCAAATGCAACCAAGAAAGATGATGGCAGATACAGAACAGACCAGATTTTCAGGTCCACTTCCACCAGagaatttagaaaattaaaaacagaaGAACATTTACTCTTTGATTAGGCAATCCAAGATTATGTATacctaaaaaattgattatttcattatatcatttgattttatgtattttgaaaGTTACTCTACATATTCAACGTTTTTTGTCATTGGAAATAAAAGGGTCATTTTCAATGattgaattaaagaaaaatacagTTTACTATGTGTTATAGAAGTGTTATGCAATTATTTACCATGTTAGCATTTTAGCAACTATTTAAGCTTTAATATATTGCAACTTGgaagaatgaagaaaagaaTAACTACGGTAACATTGAGCTAACACTTGGCAcaaatgaaatttgaaacaTGCAATTGATTATTTTATGCTTATGTACCAATTATCAAAGTATTTATTTACTTATACATATATCATTGTTAAGGCtagatatttttaattgttcACGTCATACATTATATGAAGTTAGTTGAGTTGTCACTTTCTGTGATAGTCTTGAGAAAATCTCTAATCGTTCCTACTTGTTTTGTTTTActcttttgtctttttttttagcttCATAATCAATTGATAGAGTGCCACCATTAAATTTTTGGATTAAGGTATGCAGAACAAAGAGATAATGGTGAATAAGGAGCTGTTAAGTGATATTGTGATAATCACCAGCCTTGGTACCATCTGTTAAACAATGAAACTCAATTGGTCAAGTCCAAGTAAAAATTCCAAACCTTAACAGTGAAAGGTTCACTTTTGTTAGTATGTCTATtttaagctatttctataataaaagataaaataaagttaaattattgtTCTCGAGTGTGCAACATATGATTGTTGTTTGCTTGAGTTACTAACTTAGCTGAGATGTCTTGCTAGCATAACGAGGGTTTTGCACCTctcagattatatatataaaaaaaaagtcaaatgatttttatataagttgttttcataagctagcATAAAAAGATTatagaaataagctgaaaaaaacttataaacacGTCGTAAGTTGTTGTTGCCATAACCTCTCTCAAATAGTATCACATGAGCTTATGCATATTGATAAGCTCAAATACATCAACTCAAACAGCTCTTTGTTGATCAGCTTATTGAGAATATTTTAGTAGAAGGTCAAAAGTTGAATTGGGCAGGTTAGACTAGACTTGGTTGGCATCTAAGATAAAAGTCAATAACAGACACTGAAGCTGTTTAAATTACTGTTTAAGTAAGATCGCAAATTTATTATCATAACAACAACTACCCTAGCcaaaaaataagatgaaaactTAGGAGAAAGAATTAAATATTTACGAAGGAATGTCTTTTTTGCTGAGTTTATATATGAAGTAAACTATGTTAAGATTTAttcaatatcatatttttatggtTATTAAAAGCATAGACCAtgcatcaaaaagaaaaaaacttaagatTAGTAATCTCAATTCTTAGAAACATTTAGAATTCTTGCTTGTTTGATACAAAGCATGCTAATTTTCACTTGTTCTAAGTTCTTACAATAAACATTAGACACCTTTGATGACATTTTCATTACAAAGCACatatattccaaaaaaacaCAACATGCTCCCTAATTCATTTTTCATGTAAAACATCTTATCTTACAAATACATCCAGAAATATTTTTCCTCTTTAGTTTGTTTCAATTTCTTACCTTGAAAGCTAAGATTACTAAACATTTGATTCAATCTAAGGGCTAGTCACAGTTCACACGCCATACCGAACATCGCTGAACTTGTTCTTGATCCACTTGAAGCTGTTTCTTACACTACTTTTAAGCTTTCCTTCCACTGCCAACACATTATAAGACTTgattctcttcttcctcttaaGCTCTGAATCATTTGATGCAGAAAAACCACTTCCCTTATCACTTGGTCCATTGAAATTATATGAGTTAGACCTTTCACTGTATCCAAATTCAGTGTAAGAACAAGAGTATTCAGGAAATGACTTGCTTTTCTCCATCACCAAAAAAGCACACTTGTTTCTAAAAAGCAACCTTCCTTTTGATCTCTCTCACTGCATGAAACATGAAATGTTTGTATTACATGAAGAGAAAGTTGTGAGGTTTTAAGAAGGGAAGATTTAAGTCATGATCATGTGTGGTGGCACCCCATGTGTGATGTTGGATACATAGCTGCCtctttttgaattttaagaATCATGAATGTCATTGGTAGTGTGGGAAGTGGGACATACTTTTAGAGGTTTTGGTTGGAGATGCCACTATCTAATAGTGATGATACAATGTGAATTCTCATTGCAATAGATTGGGACCTACCCTTTTTAGTGGGGGGACAAAGTTGGTTGCTTTATCTAGTTTTTGATAGAGAGATAAGGCACTAGTATTTGCTTTTAACAAAtgctaaatttttatttgttgccATGTTTTAAAAATCGGAACGAATCGTACGGTTCAATCGGTTGAGTTTATAATCAGGTTGAACCATGATTTAGTTCAATCAGATTGAACTGATTGAACTATAATTCAGAGGTCTAGTTGGTTAAATAtcgatttaattttttaaaaacgtTTATTGGCTTGCCATCATTCATCGACATTTATGTATGTTGTTTGGTCATGGGGAGCTTCTAGTGTCCCAACCATTTCTATATGTAATGAAAATTGGAGTCATCTTCCACCTAATGTCAAAATCAGTGGCTTAGTGCTTTTGTGGGCCTTGAACTCTCATGCAAATCACATATTCAAAAGATTGCATTGTATTGCATGCCtagattttaaattttgcttTGAGACAAATTATGTAATGCAATTATCATCTCTGCCTAACTCTGATTTTCCAAAGTCATATCGGTATTATTAGTAGTACAAACTACAAATGGGACAAAACCATTTGTgctacacaatttttttattaatgaatatCTTAAAATCTATATCCTTcgaaattttatttaacataatatgttttttatacCACATAATTGAGGGTGTGATCAAGTTGTGCTGTCACATATCTAAATGATCAGATCTTAACTTTCAttcatgaaatttaatttattagtaaataatttataaaaatataaaaagaagatAGAGTTTGAATTGGACTTTGTTTCGATATGTTCGTGATTATAAAAACTAGAAAACGAAAATAAAAGACTTTTGGGTACATGTAGACCCCCATGTTTGGTAGTATGAGGTTAGTACCAATTTAAGTGGGTTTTAAAAGCTTTGGTTCTTCTTATCTTATAGATTCGAATATTTATAGCTTCTAAATGAATCAGTTGGTCGATTTTGTCCAATGAGCAATCAACATCTTTATGAATTTTCTCTTGTTAATATATTAACAaagatgaaaaaaggaaaatgcaaattgaaaagaaagtgagaAATAAAAGTAAGTTCaataaatgtaacaaaaaaaaaaaattgcagaagTGTTAAGAGTTCCAATAAGAGATAGTCTGACAATGTGTTTTATAGGTGGGACATTCCTCACATCACAAGTTGGTTTTGTGGGCTTGCGTTAGACCTAATCACGATTTCTAATTTCTAACATGATATCAGAGTCTCCTTCAAGATCCGTTAGACCACATGCTATCAGATTTTTGCTATCAAACCatccaccatttatgtccacatCCCAGATGCCCAGTCTTGGGCGTGATGGTGTGTgttaaagagtcccacatcgaataTATATCCTAACAATATGTTTAGCACCTCACAAACCGATTTTGTACAGTTGTATTAGACCCATCCACGATTTTTAGTAAGAAGCTCCACGAAAATGATCATACTCctatttacttttcttttttagataAGCAATCACTCCTACATTCTTAATATTGTCTGAATTCTTCAAGAACAAGCATCATATCAATATATGCGCTGTTCAGATTCCAAAATTTTGCAAGCCTCTagcaaaatgaaaaattaaacatgCTGGTTACTGAACACAATCATGGTCCATGGATTAATCGAGCAACCTAAACATCAATCAAAACCATGAAGATGAAAGTTTATGACTTTTTCCTGCCCTTTTGTTCACGACAAACAACATTTGAAAACTCGCACATAAAATGTTCGGCTAAATAAATTTGACATTACCAATTAAGTTAGAACTTGCCGACATGCTATGTTTACTTGCTAACAAGTGAAAAAAGAGACTTTTAAAGTGAACTTTCTTTTACATTTCTATAAACAATGTAAATGACAAAAAGAAATATTCTTAGTTATTCCTGGAAATGCGTTATTCCTAAGAGGTATTTTATCTTATCTCCATAAAATAAATCACAATAAATATTCCTAAATGTTCTGATACCAAAAACTTTACatgttaatatttataaaaataataatgatgatgataacaATGACGacgacaatatttttttattcatatgtGCTATCACATTTTCATTATGTTTATGTTGAGCTCAATAGTTAATGACCTTCAGAAGAAttgttttggaaaatttgagttttgttattaatttcttatttaatattcttttttgataaatattgtataatttttaaaGATAGTAGTcaataaaaagatttttttttttgactaaaataaCCATTTACAAATCAACTGTTCCATTATTTGGTTTTATTAACTTCTTTATTATTTGGTTTAtattatactttaaaaaaatatattaaaatatacatttgtatttttgttaGATGATcaaactgtttttatttttgtttcactaGCTAGTATGTCAATTAAAAGAAAACTATACTAGAGTTCAACTAAAAGGCAAATAAAGTATGATCAATTATTTCAATCCTTCTAAaggaatcaattttttttgtaagcccaaaaaattcaatttttttaaccatTTGTTTAACGAAATTATTATGCAATAGTGGTAAAGAGATTTAAGCATATGGCTTGATATCATGATGTGTACCATCCAAACCTTGCCATTAGTTAAAAGAAAGCATTGTCATTGCAGTGAGTGAATGATAACTATATATATcactaacataacattattaaCTAGTACTACTACTTACTGatctttattattatatcataaaaatgtATAAGAAAATTGCTTGTCCTACCAATTCCTACTTTAATGAGTAATGAGAAGCTTCCCAAAGAAAGACGTTGCATGCACTCATGAGATAGATGACAAATCACTGGTTGGTGAGAATATAAAACATGACTAACATGACAAAGTATAAttcttaaactcaatatttgaCTTAAATTATACGTATGTTACTTATggtatttttctaatttaaagTTAGTGGTTGTCTAGGTGTAGATCGATTAAGgtcaatattattttgaaaagagtTAAAAGCATATGATTTTGTTTACagttaaaattgtaaaatcagCTTCGCAATAATTGTTGTGGACCACAAAATTCAAGACAATTAGAACAATCCCtctaaatatgaatatttttcatGTTGAAAGTAATAACATATGGACACTTGGTGAGTGCTTAGGTTCTCATCCAAAGTTCGTAACAGCAATGCCAAGTCATCATAATGCTACCACAAGCATTCCTTGGCACTTGAGCATGTTCTTAATGATATTTTTCAGTAACTACTAAAAATGACCcctcaaaatttaaataatgacTCGTAcaagagaaaaacaattattcattcacattCCATTACTCAATTGCCTATTAtgttttttaagagaaatgttatatgaaataaaaaaaaataagttcaacATCCAATTTGTATACTCTTTGGCTTCGATGGGGATGTGTAGCTCACTCGACTGAACTGTAAGATTAAATgagttaaaaagttaaaaattcaaagttcaaattctgacaaaagataaaataatatttaccaTTAAAGAATACTCTTTAGATAATATGTTCTCTTTTCATTTCAATCTTTATTAATAtcacatgttttttatttggaatTATTCATATATTATTAAACTGATCAGTTTTGGGTACTTTTACCCTTTTAACACAAGGCATGCATCTGTGAAAACACAAGGCACGCAGATAAAGACTTCACACGACACACGCTGTTGTTCATATTTTGAGGAGTAATGTCTGCTGCAAACTATAATCATGTCTTATAGTACTAGTGTCTTTTGTTAATAGtgttctaatcattattatgcTAGGCGTAGTAAGATTAGTACTAGTATTAAACAGTATGTGAATACTGAATTTTGCTCTAAATTGTATAAAACGAACGTTTGCAATTTGCATAGTAATGTGCTGCATATAGATTTTATGGACATGGATTTTCTGTGTAGTTTGGTGTGTTATGGTGCAGAggatttattttacatttttattctcTGTAATTACTACTTAGTGTTAATTTGAGTGTTTTAATTCctaattttaaatgtttttaatatagtttcTAATTAGTCATTTACTTattggtatatatattatatattttgtctcCTCCTCTGTCTGTTGTTCTACGGTTTAAGTTTCTTATAGTTTCTTCGATTAAAAGTAATCATATTTAAGACATTGCAAGATACTAAATATTAACATCTATCTGAACTATAATTTAAACTTTAGATCATATTGCGAGAGATTAACTCCTTCTGTTAGACTCAATCTTCGATAGATACTTCTTGTCCATTCTTCTTAATGCAGTACTTTTGTTGACACACATTTTTTATATCAGGAAAATGTGGTAACTGGTAAGTAGTTCATTGCATCTGATACCTTGCCATTCAATAATTAACGACAGGCGTGATTTTTTATTGCAATGACATGATTGTTTCTCGTATGATGATTTTTATGTAGGTTCAGGATAGGGAAGAATCAAGGTTAGAATTATAAGGaatattatttgaacaaccacttTTGTTGACAACTTACGAgacaatataaatatacaaagaaaatgtgagtattgacccaaaatcaaagcaagagagagaaaaagtaaaaacacattttatatatgagaaagaaagttgttagaaaatgatcgttcaaatatcatttctctaaaattatactccatccgtttcaaaagagtgtcgttttaggtgtttacacacatattaataaatgcaatgattaaaagaaagagaataattattttaccaaattatccttattaattattggttagttttaaaagtaatattttggaagtagtgtGTAGAGTATTAATTGGaggcatagttttaaaactcggctcggtcatcgactcggcgggggtactgggtcaatgagtcaatggtcgaaccaccgagtcattggtcgaaccgcatgactgaatcggaaccactcggatgactcggttagataactcggtccttagattaaatttatatagttatttaatcggattaactcggattgaatcggtgactcggtcactttagaaactaaaataattaatgagtgttgtaatttaaaaaaggtttacatttaaggacaaaaataaaatcaaatgggtgtTTAAATATATGGACGAAGAGAGtaatatatattcaaataaatatagtaaaataaaaaaaatctttcaaaaaaaatattgtaaaaaaaatggttattaaaatatttgagatgtcggacaataatatttaaatgataagaGTGTGCTtggttacttaaaaaaaatagagtgtacttcgttcccctaaaaaaaactgttcagttattatatataaat is from Medicago truncatula cultivar Jemalong A17 chromosome 1, MtrunA17r5.0-ANR, whole genome shotgun sequence and encodes:
- the LOC11408542 gene encoding uncharacterized protein: MEKSKSFPEYSCSYTEFGYSERSNSYNFNGPSDKGSGFSASNDSELKRKKRIKSYNVLAVEGKLKSSVRNSFKWIKNKFSDVRYGV